From the genome of Hydrogenovibrio kuenenii DSM 12350:
AGTAAGCCATCTCAGGCGCATAACCAGCTTCAACCAAAGTATCGAAGCCAGCTTTAACTAGCTCAACTGCACCACCACATAGAACGGCTTGCTCACCAAACAAATCAGTTTCACACTCATCACGGAAAGTAGTTTCGATAATACCAGTACGACCACCACCAACACCGCTAGCATATGAAAGCGCGATATCTTTTGCACGGCCTGAAGCATCTTGCTCAACAGCGATCAAATCTGGAATACCACCACCACGAACAAACTCAGAACGCACAGTGTGGCCTGGTGCTTTAGGTGCAATCATAATTACATCTAAATCTTTACGTGGCTCAATTTGGTTATAGATGATTGCAAAACCATGAGCAAAAGCTAAAACAGCACCCTGCTTGATGTTCGGCTCAATTTCTTCTTTATAAAGAACTGACTGAAACTCATCTGGCGTCAAAATCATAACGACATCAGCATTTGCAACTGCTGTTGCAACATCAGCAGTTTTTAAACCATAACCTTCTGCTTTTTTGACTGATGAAGATCCAGCACGTAAACCAACGGTTACGTCAACACCAGAATCTTTCAAGTTAGCTGCGTGTGCATGACCTTGTGAACCAAAACCAATAATCGCAACTTTCATACCTTGGATAATCGACAAATCACAATCTTTATCGTAATAAACTTGCATTGTTTTTCCTTAACTTACTAAATATTAAAATTTTATAAATGATGGTAAATCTTACAGGTGTAAAGACTTCTCACCACGCATCAGACCAACTACACCGGAACGTACCGTTTCAACGATAATATCTTGTTCCAACGCTTCGATAAACGCGTCTAATTTCTGACTTTCACCAACCAACTGAACTGAATAAATATTGGCCGTAACATCAACAATTGTGCCACGGAAAATATCAGCCAACCGCTTAACCTCTTCTCGCATAGCGCCGGTCGCTTTGACTTTCACCAACATTAATTCACGTTCAATATGAGATCCTTCGGTAATATCAACAACCTTGATCACATCAACCAAACGGTTTAAATGCTTAACAATTTGTTCAATCTGATAGTCATTACCGTAGGAAACCAACGTCAAACGAGAAATAGAACCATCTTCAGTTGGTGCAACTGTTAGTGTTTGAATATTGTAACCACGAGCAGAAAACAAACCTGCAACACGAGATAGCGCACCAGATTCATTTTCCATCAACATTGAAATAATATGTTTCATTTTATCACCCCTATACCAAGATCATTTCATCTAGTCCGGCACCAGCAGGAACCATTGGGTAAACGTTTTCCTGCTGGTCGGTGATAATATCTACAAATACCAATTTATCTTTGTACTTGTCTGAGAAAACTTCTTCAAGCTGTGACCTCATGGTTTCTGGATTATCGATACGAACACCAGCATGCCCATAAGCTTCTGACAGTTTGACAAAATCTGGCAACGAATCCATATATGACATCGAATAACGTCTGTCATAGAAGAACTCTTGCCACTGTCTAACCATTCCCAAGAAACCATTATTCAAACAAATAATTTTAATTGGCAAACCATATTGCAAACAGGTAGAAAGCTCTTGAATGTTCATCTGAACAGACCCTTCACCCGTTACACAAACAACTGTCGCATCAGGATATGCAGCCTGCACACCCATTGCTGCTGGCAAACCAAATCCCATCGTGCCCAGACCTCCAGAATTAATCCAGCGTCTAGGTTTATTGAAACGATAGTATTGTGCCGCAAACATTTGGTGTTGACCAACATCAGAGGTAACGTAAGCATCTCCATTAGTCACTTCCCAAACGGCTTGCATTGCTGCCTGAGGTTTAATCTTATTACCAGTTTGCTCATAGCGTAAACAATCCGTCGCACGCCATTCATTGATTTGCGCCCACCAAGCCGCTATGGCTTCAGCGTTAGCTTCACCAATATTGTTCTTACTCAGTAAGTTCAGCATTTCACTAAGAACTTGCTTTACTGGGCCAACAATTGGAATATCTACTGCGACATTTTTTGAAATAGACGCTGGATCGATATCAATGTGAATGACTTTTGCATCAGGACAGAACTTCTCAAGGTTGCCCGTAACACGGTCATCAAAACGAGAGCCAATTGCAATAATCAAATCAGAGTTATGCATCGCCAAGTTAGCTTCATAGGTACCGTGCATTCCCAGCATTCCAACAAATTGAGAATCATTGGCTGGATAAGCACCCAACCCCATCAAAGTATTGGTTACCGGAAAGTTCAACTTACGAGCGAGGTCTGTTAGCTCCTGAGAAGCATTCCCTAAAACAACACCACCACCGGTATATAAAATCGGTCTTTCTGCCGCCGCCATCATTTCAATGGCTTTTTTAATCTGTCCACTATGGCCTTTCGTTACAGGTACGTAGGAGCGCAAACTAACTTCTTGTGGATATTCATAGGTGCTTTTGGCGTTTTGTACATCTTTCGGAATATCAACGACAACAGGCCCTGGTCGACCTGTCGTGGCGATGTAAAATGCTTTTTTGAGCGTCATCGCTAGATCATTGACATCCTTGACCAAGAAGTTGTGTTTGACGATAGGTCTTGTAATCCCAACAGTATCGATTTCCTGGAACGCATCCAGGCCAATCAAAGCTGTAGGAACCTGTCCGGTAATAACAACCATAGGAATTGAATCCATAAATGCCGTCGCGATTCCCGTAACGGTATTGGTTGCACCCGGACCAGAAGTTACAAGCGTCACTCCTGGTTTACCTGTAGAACGAGCATAGCCATCCGCAGCATGTACGGCAGCCTGTTCATGACGCACCAAAACATGTTTCAGTTTTTTTGCATCAGTATCAAGAGCATCATAGATAGGCAAAGCTGCACCACCAGGATACCCCCAAATAAGTTCTACACCCTCATCTTCTAGATAATGTACTAGAATCTGAGCACCAGTTAATTCCACAACAACGGTCCTCCATAATAAAAAGCATCCCTACCTACTTTTAATGCAGGTTATGCAAAGTTAAGCAAGGCACTTTTTAACTAAAAAATTTTTCGAATTAATTCTTACAAGATTTTGTGTAAGAAAAGTACAAGATTATATAACAAAATCTTATAACAAGAAACGCCAAATTAGGCGGGGATATTCTCGACTAGGTATTTTAGTCGATTAACATTATTAGCAACTCAAAGTACTTAACCAACCCATACACCAAAATGCATTCGATACATGAGTAACGTGTGTAAGAAACCAACCTAGCAGCGAGCTTTACTCTACAGGTTGTGCATCTTCAACAAACATGTGTTTACGGTAATGCTTCAACTCATCGATAGACTCGTAAATATCATCTAACGCTAAATGTGCACCTTTCTTTTTATGAGAAGAATACACTTTCGGCACCCATCGTCTCGCCAACTCCTTCAGAGTAGAAACATCTAAATTACGATAATGAAAAAACGCTTCCAATAATGGCATTTGCTCAATCATAAAGCGACGATCCTGACAAATACTATTACCACACATTGGTGACTTTCCTTTAGGAAGCCAGTCTTTCAGAAAATCCAATGTCATCTGTTCTGCTTGCGCCATAGAAATTGTACTTTCTTGCACACGCTTGGTTAAGCCTGAATTACCGTGATGAGTTGTACACCATTCATCCATGCCATCTAAATAACGCTGTTCTGTTTGAATAGCAATCACAGGCCCTTCAGCCAACACATTTAATTCTGCATCCGTCACAACCGATGCTATTTCCAAAATTTGGTCTGTCTTGTGATCTAGACCTGTCATTTCTAAATCTACCCATATCAGGTTATTTTCAGACTTCATGTTCTACCATCCATTTTCTGGCTTCATCTTGTTTGAGGTAATTTTTCCACTCAAACCCGGCTTTTACTCTAAAATAATGTGAAATATTAAACGCTCTTGTGCTTTCTCTCAAGAAACCATTTGGTTTTATTTCAAATAGAATTTTTACCAAATTAAGTTTTGTTACTTGAAAAACCCTTATTTAAGCACTACACAAAAAAGAACATTTGCTAACAACAACCATTTTCTTAAAACCTCAAATTATAAAAAACACACATTATGACAACCTGGATTACAATCGCTTTTCTCGCCACCTTAGCCACCAATTTTTTGATTGAGCTATGGCTAAATATCAAAAACCAATTCCACATTTCTGCCCATAGCGACACAGTTCCTCAAGAATTCAATGAAGTTGTTAACCTAAAAGCCCACCAAAAAGCTGCGCGCTACTCTAGAGCAAAACTACAACTCAGCCGCTTTATTCTCTTCTTCGATGCCGCAGTACTGTTATTTATGACATTAGGTGGTGGCTTCCAAGAAATATACAACTACTGGCTTAATACCGAGCTAACGCCCATTTGGCGAGACACAGCTTTCTTACTTTCTACTTTTTGGTTTTTATCACTACTTCATTTACCTTTCAGCTGGATTTCTACTTTCAAAATAGAGCAAGAATTCGGTTTTAATAAAATGACACCAATCAAATTCGTTAGCGACTTACTAAAGCAATGGGTATTAATGCTGGCACTAGGCATTCCACTTATCTGGATTGTATTAACAGTAATGACCGCTTACTTTGATGAAGCTTGGTGGCTGTATACTTGGGTCATCTGGATGCTGTTCAACCTAACATTAATGTGGGCCTACCCAAAATGGATTGCGCCTATTTTTAACAAATTCACACCGCTAGAAGAAGGTGAAATGAAACAGCGTATTGAAGCCTTGTTACAAAAAACCGGCTTTGAATCCAATGGCATCTTCGTGATGGACGGTTCTTCCCGTTCCGGCCACGGTAATGCTTATTTCACTGGGTTTGGTAAAAACAAACGTATTGTTTTCTTTGATACACTCTTAGAAAAACTATCCCCTGAGGAAGTCGAAGCTGTACTTGCGCACGAGCTAGGTCATTTCAAACACGGCCATATTAAAAAAATGATGGCAGAGTCTTTCATTTTGAGTCTGGCTGGACTCGCATTATTAGGTTGGCTGGCACACCTACCTGCATTTTATAGCGGACTAGGCATGACATCACAAACCCCTGCTGCAGCGTTATTGCTATTTGCAACTGTTGTGCCGACTCTATTTTTCT
Proteins encoded in this window:
- the orn gene encoding oligoribonuclease — protein: MKSENNLIWVDLEMTGLDHKTDQILEIASVVTDAELNVLAEGPVIAIQTEQRYLDGMDEWCTTHHGNSGLTKRVQESTISMAQAEQMTLDFLKDWLPKGKSPMCGNSICQDRRFMIEQMPLLEAFFHYRNLDVSTLKELARRWVPKVYSSHKKKGAHLALDDIYESIDELKHYRKHMFVEDAQPVE
- a CDS encoding acetolactate synthase 3 large subunit; amino-acid sequence: MELTGAQILVHYLEDEGVELIWGYPGGAALPIYDALDTDAKKLKHVLVRHEQAAVHAADGYARSTGKPGVTLVTSGPGATNTVTGIATAFMDSIPMVVITGQVPTALIGLDAFQEIDTVGITRPIVKHNFLVKDVNDLAMTLKKAFYIATTGRPGPVVVDIPKDVQNAKSTYEYPQEVSLRSYVPVTKGHSGQIKKAIEMMAAAERPILYTGGGVVLGNASQELTDLARKLNFPVTNTLMGLGAYPANDSQFVGMLGMHGTYEANLAMHNSDLIIAIGSRFDDRVTGNLEKFCPDAKVIHIDIDPASISKNVAVDIPIVGPVKQVLSEMLNLLSKNNIGEANAEAIAAWWAQINEWRATDCLRYEQTGNKIKPQAAMQAVWEVTNGDAYVTSDVGQHQMFAAQYYRFNKPRRWINSGGLGTMGFGLPAAMGVQAAYPDATVVCVTGEGSVQMNIQELSTCLQYGLPIKIICLNNGFLGMVRQWQEFFYDRRYSMSYMDSLPDFVKLSEAYGHAGVRIDNPETMRSQLEEVFSDKYKDKLVFVDIITDQQENVYPMVPAGAGLDEMILV
- the ilvC gene encoding ketol-acid reductoisomerase; translation: MQVYYDKDCDLSIIQGMKVAIIGFGSQGHAHAANLKDSGVDVTVGLRAGSSSVKKAEGYGLKTADVATAVANADVVMILTPDEFQSVLYKEEIEPNIKQGAVLAFAHGFAIIYNQIEPRKDLDVIMIAPKAPGHTVRSEFVRGGGIPDLIAVEQDASGRAKDIALSYASGVGGGRTGIIETTFRDECETDLFGEQAVLCGGAVELVKAGFDTLVEAGYAPEMAYFECLHELKLIVDLMFEGGIANMNYSISNNAEYGEYVTGPRVINDESRAAMRAALKDIQTGEYAKKFILEGQSNYPSMTAQRRLNAEHGIEVVGNKLRGMMPWIAANKIVDQDKN
- a CDS encoding M48 family metallopeptidase — its product is MTTWITIAFLATLATNFLIELWLNIKNQFHISAHSDTVPQEFNEVVNLKAHQKAARYSRAKLQLSRFILFFDAAVLLFMTLGGGFQEIYNYWLNTELTPIWRDTAFLLSTFWFLSLLHLPFSWISTFKIEQEFGFNKMTPIKFVSDLLKQWVLMLALGIPLIWIVLTVMTAYFDEAWWLYTWVIWMLFNLTLMWAYPKWIAPIFNKFTPLEEGEMKQRIEALLQKTGFESNGIFVMDGSSRSGHGNAYFTGFGKNKRIVFFDTLLEKLSPEEVEAVLAHELGHFKHGHIKKMMAESFILSLAGLALLGWLAHLPAFYSGLGMTSQTPAAALLLFATVVPTLFFFLGPISAIRSRKNEFEADAFAAQYVGAEHLISALLKMYRDNASSLTPDPSFSAYHDSHPPAKIRIDHLKSLLK
- the ilvN gene encoding acetolactate synthase small subunit; the encoded protein is MKHIISMLMENESGALSRVAGLFSARGYNIQTLTVAPTEDGSISRLTLVSYGNDYQIEQIVKHLNRLVDVIKVVDITEGSHIERELMLVKVKATGAMREEVKRLADIFRGTIVDVTANIYSVQLVGESQKLDAFIEALEQDIIVETVRSGVVGLMRGEKSLHL